One segment of Haliotis asinina isolate JCU_RB_2024 chromosome 12, JCU_Hal_asi_v2, whole genome shotgun sequence DNA contains the following:
- the LOC137258153 gene encoding protein phosphatase 1 regulatory subunit 3B-like, translating into MHCDSEDDMTVFLPRNLSYVRDSNLDEYSVSSTFVQNPRERLLNCIECGECMHLLEAMAEEGGAASKQEMQDYGSSVDPEDKPATERQASITETVGSDTPSEEGIFVNVIDDELDHFASAIYGGHEIDDHSGDSVYSPDGSDLGDTQEGHKERLEEAVKTIANSDFVAKPELKIKINDRPFLDTTTEEAFLKFVSSKSPVYEDKEFNFSRSELRKSSSLKTNKTPPGTPSRKKVVRFADAMGLDLECVRNIVNIDIPPKVPASALADLRVGLEEDRRAMGSRFLTACFSQPGASENFMKKVLAQKVSLENAVITGMTITGVIRVANISFNKMVRVRYSTNNWATFHDIAASYVQNSCDGPTDRFSFSIVAPANFDVGSSLEFAVSYAASCTVFWDNNEGRNYVFECFAKTVPTETENSWMHFLAGVEPDPKPESSVHLQVPSC; encoded by the coding sequence ATGCATTGTGACAGCGAGGATGACATGACTGTCTTTCTTCCGCGTAATCTCTCTTATGTGCGGGATAGCAATTTGGACGAATATAGTGTCAGTTCGACGTTCGTGCAGAACCCTCGAGAACGTCTACTAAACTGCATTGAGTGCGGTGAGTGCATGCATCTGTTAGAAGCGATGGCCGAGGAGGGGGGAGCCGCGAGCAAGCAGGAGATGCAGGACTACGGATCGTCCGTGGACCCGGAGGATAAACCAGCGACTGAGAGGCAGGCATCAATTACAGAGACAGTGGGTTCCGATACTCCCAGTGAAGAAGGTATTTTCGTGAATGTAATCGATGATGAATTGGATCATTTTGCGAGTGCTATATATGGTGGGCATGAGATCGACGATCATTCTGGTGACTCTGTTTACAGTCCAGATGGCTCTGACCTTGGAGATACACAGGAAGGTCACAAAGAGCGACTTGAAGAAGCTGTTAAAACAATTGCAAACTCAGATTTCGTTGCCAAACCTGAACTCAAAATAAAGATAAACGATCGACCATTTCTGGATACAACAACCGAGGAAGCTTTCCTGAAGTTTGTATCTTCTAAAAGTCCTGTGTATGAAGATAAGGAATTTAACTTTTCGCGTAGTGAGTTAAGGAAGTCATCTTCTCTCAAAACTAACAAAACTCCCCCCGGTACACCGAGTAGAAAGAAAGTAGTCCGTTTTGCGGATGCTATGGGTTTGGATTTAGAATGTGTTCGGAACATTGTCAACATAGACATCCCACCCAAAGTGCCCGCGTCTGCCCTGGCTGACCTGCGGGTAGGACTTGAGGAGGACAGGCGTGCAATGGGGAGCAGATTTCTCACTGCCTGCTTTTCCCAACCAGGGGCGTCAGAAAACTTTATGAAGAAAGTTCTTGCTCAAAAGGTTAGTTTGGAGAATGCCGTCATCACAGGAATGACTATTACAGGGGTGATTCGAGTGGCGAACATTTCCTTCAACAAAATGGTGCGAGTGCGTTACAGCACTAACAACTGGGCCACCTTTCACGACATAGCTGCGTCTTATGTGCAGAACTCTTGCGACGGGCCCACAGACAGGTTCTCTTTCAGTATTGTGGCACCAGCCAATTTCGATGTGGGATCCAGTTTGGAGTTCGCCGTGTCCTATGCTGCCAGCTGTACCGTATTCTGGGACAACAACGAGGGAAGGAACtatgtgtttgaatgttttgcAAAGACCGTCCCAACAGAGACGGAGAATTCTTGGATGCACTTTTT